Sequence from the Prionailurus bengalensis isolate Pbe53 chromosome A3, Fcat_Pben_1.1_paternal_pri, whole genome shotgun sequence genome:
cgagcgtggggaagggcagagagagacggagacacagaatccaaagcaggctccatgctctgagctgtcagcatagagcctgacctggagcttgaacccacaaaccatgagatcatgacttgagctgaagtcagacgctcaaccgattgagccacccaggagcccctgaactgcacatttttaaaaaaaatttttcaggtttatttactcattttgagggAGGGgtttgggacagagagtgagggagagagagagaatccccgagctgccagcacagagcccaactcagggctggatctcaggagccatgagatcaggagctgaaatcaagagtcagacacttaatggactgagccacccaggcgcccctgaactgcaTGTTTTACAAAAAGGTTGTAGTAAAGGCACGCATAGTGACCAGTAGAAACCTTCCCCCCAAATTGTTTTAGTGTTGGCATGATATAGCCCACACAACACAAGGAAGCAAAATTTGTTTTTCCAGGAGCCTTGCTGTCTATCATCAGAGAGAGAACAGCCCTGTGAAGGCTTGCTTACCACTCTTGCCAATCTCTGAAGTCTTGTTAAGGAGATTTGTACCTGTCTCCCAACCTtctcatcttccctctctccttgaaaaaaatcagaaagcgGGTATTCTGAAGTATGGGTCTCGAAGTACACATTTAGGTGATTGTGTAAACTTGAAGTGTAGCTGAGGCACAGGGgtgcaagggcacctggctgcagGGGTCCCAAACCAGGTTTGGCCATTTgctgctgacaaaatccaaaggcagagaaacaggTGGTGGTCAaaccagaaataaatttatttcagtgaggccaacactTGGGAAGACAGCAGACTAAGCCCTCGAGGACTGTCTCCAAAGTACCAAAAATACTTCAAGACTTATATAAGGAAAACGTGGGACAAAGGTCTGTGGGTGCATGCAGATAGGCTGTGACCTTCAAACCAACCATTGTCTTGAGGTCAATCACATGGGGTGTGGCTGGCAGCTGGGCAGTCCCTATTGCCTGAGGGGGATAGGTTTTAGGTCTTCTGCCTGAGTTAAAAGATAAACTAGAAAAAATTTAATCAGTTAGAAAGTTTGAAGTCAAAATGGAGGTAAGTGCTGTCCTCTCTCCGAAGCTGGGAGTAGGTGCAATTGACTACTAGGAAAAGTGTAACGTGAGTGGGTGCAGAAATCGGTGTAACACAGACCTGTAAGACCAGGAGGAGTCAGACATCTCAGAGGACGGGAAACTGGCTGGTGCACAGAGTTGTTGAGTctaggaagggagaagaggtttTTACCATACTCCGAGAAGCACTGTGGTGCCCCCAGAGGTAGGTTCCGTTACCCCGAGAGCGGTGAGTTCCCAGAGTCCAAACTGGCATGCGCTTCACTCGGCTTCTGCTGGCCGCTCACAGGgacacccagcacagagcaggatggcCTGGCCTGGAGGAAGTCCCTTGCGCAAAAAGGTGCGATGTGAACTTGGAAGGCGGATGCGTCCCTGAGGGGAAGTGAACGCGAGGCAGCGAGGGGGTGGGAACTAGGTGGTGGTGGGAGAATGATGCCACGCCCAGAACTGGGCTAGGATCCCCCGCGGGGGCCGTGCTTCCCGGCCCTTTCGTTTTGACCTCTTCCCACACCCTGGGACCGCGCAGGCGGCCAAGGAAAGTGTTGCCCAGCAATCGCAGCCGAAGCCTTCGGTTCCCGCCCCTCTGCGGCCGGACCTCCGTCTACTCCTACcgcggccgccccgccccgccccgccccccgccagtcTCGGGTCTGGCGAGAGCTGGCGCAGTTCGGAGGCATGGAGGGTGTCGGAAGCAAGGAGGGCGGCCTGGGACGCGCTGTGTGCGTGGTGACCGGGGCCTCCCGTGGCTTCGGCCGCGCCTTGGCCCCGCTCCTGGCCCGGCTGTTGTCACCCGGCTCTCTGATGGTCCTGAGCGCCCGCGACGACGATGCCCTGCGGCAGCTGGAGGCCGAGCTGGCTGCCGAGCGGCCGGGCCTGCGCGTGGTGCGGGTGTCCGCCGACCTGGGCGTCAAAGACAGTTTGCAGCAGCTGCTCGGCGCCGTGCGCGAGCTTCCCAGGCCCGAGGGGTTGCAACGGGTGCTGCTCATCAACAATGCGGGTAAGACGCCCGCCGGCAGGGGCGGACTCCCCAGGGGAGCCCTAGCAATAGTGCTTAATGCCCCTGCCTCTTCTCGCTCCTTCTCACTTTCCCGAACCGCAGGGAACTTTAAAGGTGACTGTTAGGAATCAGGTAAGATGTCTAAAAATCCTGGTTGTTTCAGCAAGGTATGGAGAAAGACTCGGTACCATCGGTGCGGTTCAGGcttaccctccccaccccttcccgtTTCAGGGCAAATTTTCCAAAATGCCTGTAGAACATTCCTGATCTTTTCCTTGTTCCGCGCCCTCTGGCGGAGGCCTGAGTCAGGGCATGAGGTCTTCCAGCAGAAGTAAATTACCAGTTTTTCCAAATGGCCGCCTGAGTTCTACCCCCAGGCCCAGAGCGGGGCATGCACCCTTTCAGTTTCCAGCTTGGGATGAGTGAACAACCCAGGTGTGTCTGCAGAGCCGGAAAGAGGGAGAAGTCTTCAGAAGCACTAGGGAGATTCCTCTAGGTTTGGATGGGAGGGGGGTGTCTGGAGGAACTTGGAGAAggctgggggaagagaaagaccCATCTGCACAGAGTGATTCCTATGGTCTGGTTTTCAGGCACTCTCGGGGACGTATCCAAAGGCCTTGTGGACCTGGCTGACCCAGCTGAAGTGAACAACTACTGGGCTCTGAACTTGACCTCCATGCTCTGCCTGACTTCCAGCATCTTGAAGGCCTTTCCAGACAGTCCTGGCCTCATCAGGACTGTGGTTAACATCTCGTCCCTCTGTGCTCTGCAGCCCTTCAAGGGCTGGGGACTATACTGTGCCGGGAAGGCAGCCCGAGACATGATGTTCCGGGTCCTAGCCACAGAGGAGCCTAGTGTGAGGGTGCTGAGCTATGCCCCAGGTAGGTGGGGCATTACCACCATCCCTGTCACCCAGAACTGGCTGGGTGGTTCCCCTCAGGGGTGGGCAAAGGGCCTAGTCCATCCCCTCCAAGAAAGAATCCACAGAGTATATTGTCCCTGAATCATTAACCATCACTCCTTAAGGGAAATACAGACTCCCAGCAAGTGAGAGGTGAGAGCTAGCCAGAACAGGGAGTAGAGTTGGGAGTTGCCTGGACTGGgcagtggggcggggggcgggcagaaAGTCTGAGAGACTAGAGTTTGAGAACAATTAGGGTTTGAATTTCAGGCCAGTACCACATTTCCTTATGTGAAACAGGGAAGATGCTACCTGTCTCACAGGGCATTTAGCAGAGGGCTACAGAGGAGTTGGAACAGGGAGAGAACCAGGGGAGTATAAAGGGCCTGATTATCAGCGTATATAGGGGCAGAATGGTCCGTTTGCTGACTTGTTGGCTGTGGGaacagagtggggagggaggagacagggatGGAGGTTTTGAGCCTGAGAGAAGAGTACTTcattaatagaaatgaaaaaggcaGGAGGAGGTGCTGGTTGGACAGGAGGTGATAAGCTTACTGGTAGACATAGTGGTCTGGAGATACCATGTTCGCTGGGCATTGAAATTTGTGAGTCTGGAACTCAATAGTGACAGAATGACCCTGACCTTTTTGGTGACCCCCTTTGGTGACACTAACCACCCTTGTCAGCCAGGATGAGGTATTGCCTGTGGCCAGACCTGACTCCACCACTCTCCATACACACAGCAGGGGCCCCTGCCTCAGCCGTGTCACCTCAGCTCCTGCACTTCATGCCCTAGGTCCGCTGGACACAGACATGCAGCAGTCGGCCCGGGAGACCTCGATGGACCCAGACTTGCGAAAAAGGCTGCAGGAGCTGAAGACAAAAGGGGAGCTTGTGGATTGTACGGTGTCAGCCGAGAAACTGCTAAGCTTGCTGCAAAAGGACACATTCAAGTCTGGAGCCCACATTGACTTCTACGATAAATAAGCCAATGCCCTTGGCTCCCTGGGGCTTTCTTCCCCCTCTTTCAGGCACACCCAGGAGCCCTATGCCTCCCCCACATCCTGCCACAGTGGTACTGCCAATCCTGCCTTACCCAGATAAGCACTTATGTCTACTGTCCTGCCCCCAGAGCCAGCCAGCGTGAGGGCCTTGGGTGGCCAGAGTCCTAGTTCTCAGGAGTGTGTTGACTGCCCTGAGTTAGGGGAAGCTTGGGGGAGAGAAGTTAGGGTTACTGGTGTTCTCTCTCCCCAGGAATAGAATTTTAGGGGTGGGAAAAGCAGCACAAGAAGCCGAAGCCTTGAAGAGAAAGAGTTGGGTCTCATGGCCAATCCATGGCTGAGCTAATGTCAAATAGGAGGGTCCATGTTAGATTCCCAgcctgcaggggagggaggacagtGCAAGTTTGGCACACAAGGATGCTCTGTGCTCATGGTAGCAGGACCTTGTGTTGAACTTCATGTCTTCATTCTCATGCCTCCTCCCCCCAGAACCTGCCATCTGTCCCCCAGATGGAGGGAAGAGGCTTCTGAGAGTTTATGTACGTGTAAAAAGCAGATACAGATAAAATGTGGATTGTCCTTTATTAATGCCTGCCTTCTCTGACACAGGGCCCATGACTGACTCCTGGTTTGCTGGGCTCAGGGGTGTTCCCTAAAGCAATTAACCCAAACTTGGGGAGTTGCCCTTATATCCAGGGGCATTGTCTTGGGAGTATCTGCCTCTTGTCACTGAGCACAACCCAGTGGCAAGCTCGGTTCAGAGACAGACATGCCCAGATGCCTGTTCCTCTATCATGCTTTTACCTATATCGACCTAGTCTTTACTACCCTTTCCTCATCTTGGACctattcaaagaatatttaggGTTCAGGGCCTGACTCCCAGCTTCCCTGGCCCTCTTGGATTCCCAATTCTACCCTTTGCCTACATGACAGTTTTCTGAATGGATCCCATCTCCTCAGGGTGCTGTCATGGCCCCTCCTGGTAGAGTCCATCTGGCCCATGGTCCCAATCTTCAGTGGGGTGGGCTTGGGACCAACATGCCTTTGGAGGAGGTGGGCAATATTTGAAGAGGGAAGCCCTAAGAAATTAGGTGTGTGACCAAACCCATCCTTCTGCCAGTCGATGGATATAGGATGTGCAGCTGGGAGCTCCACAGTGGTGGCAGTCTACAGCCAACCAGCCCCTCGCCCCTGGCGCATATTTAGGAGGAGAGCCCATGGTCCCTGCCAGCCAACTCCAGGACTCAGCCCTGCGACTTGATGGTGTAGGAGGGAgctctctttgttccttttcatgcACAGCAGAGGGCGCACTGAGGCAGTTCCTCCAGGAGAACCCTGAGTAGCTCATCTCTGgagcccaggctctgggctggagcTGGCAATGCCCTGCTAGTTTCCCTAGGAGGGATCTAGtgactcatgctctttctctgcccagcaGAACATTTGCCTTCACTGGAGTCAAAAGCACTGCATTCATATCCCTGTTTTGCCATTTACCAGCTGGTAATCCAGGACAAAttgttttctcttgtgttttggtTTCCTAATCTGAAAAATGGTACCTCCCTCAAAGGGTCATTGTGAGCACTGAATGACCTAATGTTTGTAAATGGTCATCACAGTGCTAGCATCACAGTAGGTACCCATAGATTTGGATAGTATGTATTGCCTTTTAATCTCAAGGTCCGGATCAATCTGGAGCCCCACTTGCAGCCCACATGCCATCCCCCTTGCTGACCTACAGCAAGAACTCACTGTTTTGGACCTCAGTGGGGCTGGACTTCAGTCTGGACCACTTGTTCTGGACTCACCAGACCTATGGGAAAATGCATGACACTTGAACGCTTGGTCTCACTTCCCACTGTAACAGAGATGTGGGGTCCTGCACAGGGCCCTCCTCCCTCTGAGCTTCTCTTTCCTTAGAACAGATGAGCTTCCTTCCTGCAGGTGGGGCCAGGCCAGCCTGGGCTGCCCCTTCTGTCTGGTGAGGGTTGGGTGATCTCCTCACCTGGCCCCTTGCCCCTGTGGGGCTGTGAGACCCGTCAGCACCAGCACAACGCTAGTGTAGTTGCCCCATCGggattgtttccctctctttccaccaGGCTGGTTGGCCAGGATTTAGTGAGGAGTACCACATGTCCCCACGAGGTGGCGAGGCTCTCCCATGCCTGATACTTGTCCTCTTTGAGCCCAGGGATTTAAGAGCCTTGGAAACAACCCCCatgtctctttctccctgcacTCTAGGATTGAGAACTCTCAGGGCTCCCCAGGGAGCTGGGGTCACTCTCCCTGGCAGGCCTAAGTCCTCCTTGAGTCCTCACGGGCTCCGACTACAGGGATTTCCCAGACCTTGCTCCTTGACCTGGACTCAGCCTCCCCAGTTCTCCCACCGCTGGGGGAGGGAGACTGTCTTGCCAGCCTCGGAGTGGGGGGGCAGCCATCTGTGTTCCCAGAGTGCATGGCCTGGTGTTGGCCACCACACGCACGAGCacatgcaagcacacacacaatACATGTCTGCACATGCCCAGAGTCCAGCTGCAGGGTTCAGCAGGGCCTCAGATTAGCCAAAAACCAAACAagatttctctttgtctctggtgTGAACGAGCTGGGCagattttggttttgtgtttaatACCCTGAGCTGGAGGCCAGCAGCTGGCctgtgaggggcaggggaggggaatatTCCAGGCCCACCCCAAGGACATCCAGCACCTCTGTCCATGAATGTGACCAGCTGGGACCTGGCTGTTCAGGAgcatcctccccagcccccaattCATGTTCTTCATCCCCTGAATACAGTGCAAACTGGTGCCCGAGTCCATTGTCAGCCAAGCCTGGAAGGACCtggctgctccctccctccccactcagaACCACTCCCTGGGGACATGCTCCATCCTAACATCTGCCCACGTCTCACTtcagggagatggccctgggatACTGCGTATGGCCTCCTTCACCCACAGTATCTCCCCACGAACGTGGCCTCCTATGCCAACGTGTGTTTGCAGTAATTCTCACTCATGTACACAGCCCTGTGTCCCGGGGTGCCCAGCTTGCTCTGTCACCATCGAGGTCCTGTGTGGCGACAGAGAGGTGGGTGAAGAGCACTTCCAGCCCCTGGAGTGGACACGTCATGGGGTGACACCTCTCCAGCTCCCACAGCGTCTCTCCTCTGGTGTTTAAAGGAGCGGCCACTAGGCAGTGTGCAAGGAAGGTAGCTGAGGGTGCACTCTGAGCCTCTGGGGCCGCCTGGGGGAGGGTTCAAGGGTGGCCGAGGAGCCATCCTTGCTCCTCTACCCTAGCCCTGAGCTTTTCTGCCTACAGGCTGACAGGCAGGGTTGAGGGCTGGATGTTCCCTCAGACTTCTAACGTATAGCCCAGCTCCTCACTCTCACCCTGGAATTATTGTTACTTCCCAGCAAGACTCCCTTACCTTGCTTTTCGTCTCCCATTTCATCCATCATGTACTCTCCCTCAGCCCTAATGGCCCTTACTGTGAACTGGGAgagtcctggacttttattttcaGGCAGAGgttgggggaaaggaggggggagaaagggagggagaaagaagttcctttttttctttgaggggATCCACTTCTCAGGCCCACCCCCCAGGTGACCCCAGAGGCTCAGCGTGATTCCTCAGCTAATTAACCTGGAAGCTGCCTAGTGGTCTCTTAGCCCACTGGCCCAtgtcccccatcccccacccagggGCAAGGGAAGAGAGGACCCTGGCTCCCATTCCCAGACCTGGTGCCTCCTCTTGGAGCTGCAGGAGTCTATCTGGCCCATACTCTGGTTCAGGTCTTGGTCCCATTTCTTCAGAGGCTtttcctgtccccaccctgcccttctAAGCCCCAGCTTGACCCCCGGGATCCAAGGCCCAAGGCTCAAAAGGCTGTATATATTCCACAGACCTTACTCAGACCTAACCCACTGAAGCCCTGTTGagagaggaatgaatgaatgaacgaatgagtaaagagagcgagcaagcgagccAGTGAATGCTGGAGTGGCTCACTGCCAGGTGTATAGTGAAGCATTTGAAGTAGCTCAGGTGTGATGATGGTGCCTGGGAGTTAGGTCTCTGCCGACAAACTCCCATCAGCCCAGGTATCCCTACATGGGGGTTCAAACACACCTTGAATTCCTCCCTGGAACCCCTAAAGGAAAGCCCAAAGTGTGTATTATGGAAGTGGGTGAGACTGGCctgtgtcagaatcacctgggcagttaaaaaaaaaaaaaaatcactttctgggttcctgggtggctcagtcagttaagcatctgactcttgattttggctctcaggtcatgatctcacagttcatgagtttgagtctgacagcacagaccctgcttgggattctctctctccctgtctttctgccccctcccgtttgcatgtgcgcgctctctctcaagataaataaacttaaaaatatatatttaaaaaaatcactttcccaTTACTCTTCCTTCACCCCAGATTCCAATTCACTGGATCTAGGTGCGTCCCCACATGCACTAAAACACTGAAAAGTGAGTTGTGAAAAAtaattgattcattaatttaaaaagtgagctGTAAACCTTGTAAACCCAGGTGGTATTTGGCAGAGATCAAAGAAGGCAGCTGCTCAGAAAAGGGAAGTTTAGGGGACAGAGTCAGGGTTAGGGTGGGGGCTAGTCTGAAGTCAGAATTAAGGATATGGCCAGGGTCAGGGTCACTGTGAGTCCAGATTTAGGGTTAGCACAGAGCAATGGCTAGGTTCAGTctgtgatggggggtgggaatacagaaagggagaaaattttGCAGTATTTTGGGAGGCAAAAGGGGTCTGCACTATTAGtggttaaaatattaatttgcatATAAATGATGAGTGTCAGGATGAGCTGGCTCATTAGGAAAAGAAGGCCATGCCTGAAGACCAAGGTTGAGAGGCCATTTTCTTGGGCCCAGGATAGCCCCAGATCTGCCCACCCCGTTGCCCTGGGCAGGAGCCCTGTGCACAATGCAGGGACATCATCTGGGACAAAATGGGCTTTAAGAGCCCATCCTTGTGGCCAGCCTGGGTAGGACAGGAAGCAAAGTGAAGACGTTGAGAGGAGGCAAGTCTCCTCTCCTCACTGGAGCATCCAGGCcaagacacaaaaacagacacaaggcACAGCGAGACTGAGGTAGGGTGAGCAGGACAGCGAGAGCAAGAGGGAACAACACAGGGAGGAACAcagaaagatttgaaaatatagtAAAGGCAGATtcagatggagggagagagttTGAGAGAagtcacacactcacacacacgcatacacacactcacacacgctcGGGCGTGTGCTCACGAAGCCACCCTGAGCCTTACTGGAAATAATCCCACATTCAACGCTGGGGCCTCAGCTGCACAGGCAGTGCCGAGCTGTTACCTTGCACATCTGTCAGCTCCAAATGTAGAAGCTGTcacaggggtgtgtgtgcatgtgtgtgtgtgtgtgtgtgtgtgtgtgtgtgtgagagagagagagagagagagagagagagagagagagagagagagcatgtgcgtgccTGTTTCTCCCACAGAATTCTAAGCCCTTAGCCTGGCAGAGGGAGATCCCCAAGAGGCTCTCCAGAAGGTCCATACCCTAGGAAGCAGGCTGTGCTTCCTTCCCATCCTGCACAGGCAGAGGCCCAGGGGCTGCCCAGCTTTAGGAGATAGCCCACTGGACTTGGCTTCTGTGGCCGGCCTTGGCCACTCCCAACCATGAGGTCCTGGGCCATCGAAGAAGCTGGGTCTCCTCATTTGTCAAGTGGGCATGTCAAGTAGCTGAGCCCTCTGGACCTAGAGGGGCAGAGATGAGTGCCTGGCTTCATGTGCACCAGTCACTCCTGGGACTTCAGGGGTTCTTTTCAGCCTGCTTGTTTTAACCAGGAATTCCTTCTGTTGGCTGATTCCTGACTTCCAGGGATATACCCAGCACACAGGTTCCTCTGGGGACACCGAGGACATTGCCCTCCTCTGGCCTGCTCTTTTCCCAGCTGCTTTCCGTGCCAGAACCAAGGATGCGCCTTGAACACTGACTCCGGCCTGAGACCCTCTGACCCGGAGCCTCCAGGAGCAGAGTGTTGGCACAAAGCCCAAGGACGCAGGGATACTTAACCGTTTCTTGTGACGATCCTTGGGTAGAaccatgtgctctttctctctggggACACTTTCCAGGTTTTTGTCCCCCACTCCTTATGAGCCAGGAAGTTCTTTTTTGTATTTGCACTCTGCCCTGCTTTAATCCAAGCTTATCACAAAGGCATTTTACAGCACTGAGGAAGAGGCCCCAGAAACGATCCAGAAGGGAGGGCAGCCTTTTTACTCTGAGTCTGAGAAAACAGGGCCCATGGCCGGAGGGCGTAGCCCCTGGGCCTACCACAGTGCCATGCCCAGTCAGGGGGGCCTTCTCAGCCACACAGAACTGACACTTTGAATATATAGAGAGTACACAGCCCTGCCACTCATCCCACAGACTAGCAGACGTACGGTTGACCTGCCCCATCTAAGCCCACCCTGACCCCCCGGGCCCATATTCCCCTCTTTCATCAGATCCACCATCCTTTCTGCCCAAAGTTTGGACAGAAGTTCTAGGTAGGCTGTGGGTGTTCATGTCGCTCAAGCAGGGGGTTCTGAGAGGAGAGATGAGGTCTAAACCCTTGTATGTGTGGCTCCAACCCTGTTTTTTCAGGAAAGCAAGAGGCCATTATGGGGAGTGTGTTCTCTCCTGGGGCCAGAGTCTGTGTGCACATATATGGATGTATATGAACCACACGTGGGCCTGCTCTGGGCCCcagccatgtgtgtgtgtgactgtttGCCACCTTGGTGTTAATATTAGTCATACAGGTGCTGGAGCATTTGGCTTTGCTTATGCATGGAGGGGGGTTTGCATAATTGTGTGTGTACCTTTATGTAAGTGTTTTGATGTAAAAATTGCCAGATAACAGTGTGTACACGCCAAcatgggtttgtgtgtgtgactgAATGCACATACCTATGACGAATGTGATGAATGGGATGAATGTGAGTGTACCCGTAAACTACCGTGAGCGCACGTCCCCATTTATAGCTGAATAAACGGTGGGTTTGTATGTCGAAAGCATGTATGCGCACAATGGCGCGCATACATGTGATTATGTGTGGTTGTGGGTAACCACACGTTGTGTCCCTGGGTTGCTCTCAGTTTATCCGTGGGTGCGCACGGGTACACACACGACAGGGCGTTACCTTACCTCTCGAGAGCGAGATTTCACTGGCACGGGGATGCGTGCGCGTATCTGGGGGTGATTCTGACATGGTGTAGGCGGTCCTGGATAAAAGGGTGTGTTCAGGCCTGTGGCTGAGGGACAACAATTGTGTGTTGACAAACTCCAGCCACCCCTTAAGCCACGTCCAGTGAGAAGAAAATGTGTAAATGTGCTTGTtaaatacaaaacagaagagcCACAAGAGGCCAGGTCCCCAAGTGGTAGGGGTGAATCTgcaagtctctctccctctccctccctcgctggcttcgcgcccctcccctgcgctgGCTTCGCTCCCTCACACCTAAGCCCAGTGGTGTTTTGCAGTCTTTCAGCTGTTACCTCAGTCCCTCCTCG
This genomic interval carries:
- the SPR gene encoding sepiapterin reductase, with protein sequence MEGVGSKEGGLGRAVCVVTGASRGFGRALAPLLARLLSPGSLMVLSARDDDALRQLEAELAAERPGLRVVRVSADLGVKDSLQQLLGAVRELPRPEGLQRVLLINNAGTLGDVSKGLVDLADPAEVNNYWALNLTSMLCLTSSILKAFPDSPGLIRTVVNISSLCALQPFKGWGLYCAGKAARDMMFRVLATEEPSVRVLSYAPGPLDTDMQQSARETSMDPDLRKRLQELKTKGELVDCTVSAEKLLSLLQKDTFKSGAHIDFYDK